One Desulfobulbus oligotrophicus DNA segment encodes these proteins:
- a CDS encoding protein kinase domain-containing protein: protein MKKVGRYEVVRRLGKGGMGSVYKAIVPVIDKVVAVKILDPNELLEDILGVDQLRDIFIFEARTMATFSQPFLVTVHDFDHDDQGRPFFVMDYICNNLGDMIGESFHLEEDSRIIQASKVLHYGRQILAGLGFLHYNNIVHRDIKPQNILVTDEDIIKICDFGMALVNGTSFSGPSNMQIGSPYYTPPEQRKNPNAVDGRADLYSTAVLLYRMLTGKLPGMQSLSLSMVNAQYDQSWDDFFLKALRWQPEERFQSADEMLVALEQLPKVPSASERWCPVPQAGDKPKVLRRTSLNVRRSQAQKHFGVTPLMRPVESVCNVLETGAEIVWDRATDLVWQRHGSRFPLSLAEARSYVEMLNKQRFQGYQNWRLPTVNELLSMLSDAGYAAFFSAENTGQTMKWLWSCDRHGYHESWYVNMDMGFAGVQDIACRNHVRAVCIPAESTVDTSL, encoded by the coding sequence ATGAAGAAAGTGGGTCGATACGAGGTCGTTCGCCGTCTTGGCAAGGGAGGAATGGGGTCGGTCTACAAGGCTATTGTACCGGTTATTGATAAGGTGGTTGCCGTCAAAATCCTTGATCCCAACGAACTGTTGGAAGACATCCTCGGTGTTGATCAGTTACGCGATATTTTCATCTTTGAAGCCCGTACCATGGCTACCTTCAGCCAGCCTTTTCTCGTCACTGTTCATGACTTTGACCACGATGATCAAGGCCGGCCTTTTTTTGTTATGGATTATATCTGTAACAATCTTGGGGACATGATTGGTGAGTCTTTTCATCTTGAGGAGGATTCCCGGATAATTCAGGCATCCAAGGTGTTGCATTATGGCCGGCAGATCCTGGCTGGCCTTGGTTTTCTCCACTACAACAACATTGTTCATCGTGACATAAAGCCACAAAATATCCTGGTCACCGACGAAGATATAATAAAAATCTGCGATTTCGGTATGGCCCTGGTTAACGGCACATCGTTTTCAGGCCCAAGCAATATGCAGATCGGTTCTCCGTATTATACTCCTCCGGAACAACGCAAAAACCCAAACGCCGTTGATGGACGGGCTGACCTCTATTCAACGGCAGTGCTGTTGTATCGGATGCTCACCGGTAAGCTCCCGGGCATGCAGAGTTTAAGTTTGTCCATGGTCAATGCCCAGTATGATCAGTCCTGGGACGATTTTTTCCTTAAAGCGTTGCGCTGGCAGCCGGAGGAGCGGTTTCAATCCGCAGATGAGATGCTGGTTGCCCTGGAGCAGCTCCCCAAGGTGCCATCGGCTTCAGAGCGCTGGTGTCCAGTGCCTCAGGCAGGGGATAAACCCAAGGTTTTACGTCGTACATCTTTGAATGTACGCAGGTCCCAGGCTCAAAAACATTTTGGGGTGACCCCCCTGATGCGACCGGTGGAATCAGTGTGTAATGTGCTGGAGACAGGTGCAGAGATCGTGTGGGATCGGGCAACGGATCTGGTGTGGCAGCGGCATGGCAGCCGGTTTCCACTCTCCCTTGCCGAAGCCCGCAGCTATGTGGAGATGTTGAACAAACAACGGTTTCAGGGGTATCAGAATTGGCGGCTTCCCACTGTCAACGAGTTGTTGAGCATGCTGTCAGACGCCGGCTATGCGGCATTTTTTTCTGCGGAGAACACAGGGCAGACAATGAAATGGCTCTGGAGCTGTGACCGTCACGGATATCATGAAAGCTGGTATGTGAACATGGACATGGGGTTTGCCGGTGTCCAGGACATAGCTTGTCGGAATCATGTCAGGGCTGTCTGTATCCCCGCAGAGAGCACAGTCGATACTTCCTTATAA
- a CDS encoding metallophosphoesterase family protein, whose translation MRVAILADIHGNFRALEAVLADIALLSVDRIFSLGDNIGYGPEPEEVVQALIRSKVCSVMGNHELGLASRSYSVRFHATARDSLHLTRSLLSAQSLSWLTSLPSSLVWNDTRFVHGCPPESMTVYLYNPTETRLQRVFAAYSERICFAGHTHDLSWHQSDNSTVTSCPLPLGHSDLARQVRHLLLCGSVGQPRDMFSWHAKYVLWDQEAATIEIRSVVYDVQTTMQLLGERGFPGSNAKRLFW comes from the coding sequence ATGAGGGTGGCGATTCTTGCAGATATTCACGGTAATTTTCGGGCCTTGGAGGCTGTCTTGGCCGATATTGCCCTGTTGTCCGTTGACCGGATTTTCTCTTTGGGCGACAATATCGGCTACGGTCCAGAGCCTGAAGAGGTGGTTCAGGCGTTGATCAGGAGCAAAGTGTGTTCGGTGATGGGCAATCACGAACTCGGATTGGCCAGTCGCAGTTATTCTGTCCGCTTCCATGCAACTGCTCGGGATTCGCTGCATCTGACCAGATCGCTGCTGAGTGCACAATCTTTATCCTGGTTGACCTCATTGCCCAGTTCTCTTGTCTGGAACGACACTCGTTTTGTTCATGGCTGTCCACCGGAATCCATGACAGTCTACCTGTACAATCCCACAGAAACCCGTTTGCAGCGTGTATTTGCCGCCTATTCGGAGCGGATTTGTTTTGCTGGTCATACCCACGACCTCAGTTGGCATCAGTCGGATAACAGCACTGTGACAAGCTGTCCGTTGCCTCTCGGTCACTCTGACCTCGCAAGACAGGTCCGTCATCTGTTACTTTGTGGAAGTGTCGGACAACCACGCGATATGTTTAGCTGGCATGCGAAGTACGTGCTTTGGGATCAGGAAGCGGCAACCATTGAAATACGGTCTGTTGTCTATGATGTCCAGACCACCATGCAACTCCTGGGTGAACGCGGGTTTCCAGGCAGCAACGCTAAACGTCTTTTTTGGTGA
- a CDS encoding tRNA lysidine(34) synthetase, producing MHDYSMLTDGDRVLVAVSGGIDSFVLAWLLVEWRKKAPIHYDLAAVHVDMEADANGPGPMAQKLRRSISALGLPLHILPARWQPDLLPTETTKTYHDLCFQCARSRRTQMFVYARECGYHTIALGHHRDDIIETFLLNLTCAGNISTMVPKQNLFSGRLTLIRPLAYLDKVEIEEVGRQLRVTPIRSLCPLREQTKRRDMQHLASLIYQQIPGAKEHIFAALGNIRQQYLLNQSKERHLP from the coding sequence ATGCACGATTACAGCATGCTGACCGATGGTGACCGGGTTCTGGTGGCGGTTTCCGGCGGAATCGATTCGTTTGTACTGGCATGGCTGCTGGTCGAGTGGCGGAAAAAAGCGCCGATCCATTACGACCTTGCAGCTGTGCATGTTGATATGGAAGCCGACGCCAACGGCCCCGGACCGATGGCACAAAAGCTTCGTCGCTCGATCAGTGCACTTGGTTTGCCCCTGCATATCCTGCCGGCTCGTTGGCAGCCCGATCTGTTGCCGACAGAGACCACAAAGACGTACCATGATCTGTGTTTTCAATGTGCCCGTTCAAGAAGGACGCAGATGTTCGTCTATGCACGAGAATGCGGTTATCATACCATCGCCCTCGGCCATCATCGCGACGATATTATCGAAACTTTTCTGCTGAATCTCACCTGTGCCGGCAATATCAGTACCATGGTTCCGAAACAGAACCTTTTTTCCGGACGCTTGACACTTATCCGGCCATTGGCATATCTGGACAAGGTGGAGATTGAAGAGGTCGGCCGTCAGTTGCGTGTGACGCCGATTCGCTCTCTCTGTCCTTTGCGTGAGCAAACCAAACGCCGCGATATGCAGCACTTGGCCTCATTGATTTATCAGCAGATTCCCGGTGCAAAAGAGCATATATTTGCAGCTCTTGGCAACATCCGCCAGCAGTACCTGCTCAACCAAAGCAAAGAAAGACATCTTCCATGA
- the hisB gene encoding imidazoleglycerol-phosphate dehydratase HisB, which yields MTATAPRTASLARTTKETSIQLDFVLDGTGAITVNTGVGFLDHMLVLMAVHGFFDLKISAQGDVEVDDHHTVEDVGICLGQAFAQALGNKAGICRYGHAYVPMDEALARVCLDFSNRPFLHYQVEISEQKIGTFDVPLAKEFFRAFSLHAGITLHIDLLHGENGHHILEAIFKALGRAVALAAAPHPLVTGQLSSKGML from the coding sequence ATGACTGCAACCGCACCACGCACAGCCTCGCTTGCCCGAACAACGAAGGAGACCAGCATTCAGCTTGATTTTGTTCTTGATGGGACAGGTGCAATCACGGTTAACACTGGTGTGGGCTTTTTGGATCATATGCTGGTACTCATGGCTGTCCACGGATTTTTTGATCTGAAAATATCCGCACAGGGTGATGTGGAAGTCGATGACCATCACACTGTTGAAGATGTGGGTATCTGTCTGGGACAGGCTTTTGCTCAAGCTTTGGGCAACAAGGCCGGTATCTGTCGGTACGGTCATGCCTATGTCCCCATGGACGAGGCGCTGGCACGGGTTTGCCTTGACTTCTCCAACCGTCCTTTTCTCCATTACCAGGTCGAGATTTCTGAACAGAAAATCGGGACTTTTGATGTACCGTTGGCCAAGGAATTTTTCCGTGCTTTCTCCTTGCATGCAGGGATAACACTGCACATTGATCTCCTGCATGGTGAAAACGGCCACCATATTCTTGAGGCGATATTCAAAGCATTGGGGCGGGCAGTCGCCCTTGCAGCCGCACCTCATCCCCTGGTTACGGGACAGCTCTCTTCAAAAGGTATGCTATAA
- the rplM gene encoding 50S ribosomal protein L13 has translation MKTYYTPIDEIERKWYVTNADGKVLGRMAAEIARLLRGKHKPTFCNFQDNGDFVIVINAEKVHLTGNKLDNKLYHHHTGYPGGLNTRSAREVLAKQPEEVIRTAVRGMLPKNKLGRAQLKKLKIYAGSDHPHQAQQPEQYEI, from the coding sequence ATGAAAACCTATTACACGCCGATAGATGAAATCGAACGCAAATGGTACGTGACAAATGCCGATGGTAAAGTTCTTGGCCGCATGGCAGCGGAAATTGCTCGACTTTTGCGCGGCAAACATAAACCAACTTTCTGTAACTTTCAGGACAACGGTGATTTTGTCATCGTTATCAATGCAGAAAAAGTTCATCTCACGGGCAACAAGTTAGACAACAAACTCTATCATCACCACACTGGATACCCAGGAGGGCTTAACACCCGCTCTGCCCGCGAAGTATTAGCCAAACAACCGGAGGAAGTGATCCGGACGGCAGTGCGCGGTATGTTGCCCAAAAATAAACTTGGCCGTGCCCAGCTTAAAAAACTGAAAATATATGCTGGTTCAGATCATCCTCACCAGGCTCAACAACCGGAACAGTACGAGATTTGA
- the rpsI gene encoding 30S ribosomal protein S9 yields MNPEQTYATGRRKTAIARVWITPGSGKVAVNKMAMDEYFGNIFFEPKIAKPFTVTETVDKYDVLATVTGGGKTAQVDALVHGIARALQGLNPELHLPLKRAGLLTRDQRAKERKKYGLRGARARFQFSKR; encoded by the coding sequence ATGAATCCCGAACAGACATACGCCACCGGCAGACGAAAAACCGCAATTGCACGGGTCTGGATCACCCCGGGAAGCGGTAAGGTCGCTGTTAACAAAATGGCCATGGACGAATATTTCGGCAACATCTTCTTTGAGCCAAAGATCGCAAAGCCTTTTACAGTCACAGAGACCGTTGATAAATATGATGTGCTGGCCACAGTTACCGGCGGCGGTAAGACTGCCCAGGTTGACGCACTGGTGCATGGCATTGCCCGTGCTTTGCAGGGACTTAACCCGGAACTGCACTTACCGCTGAAAAGAGCGGGGCTCCTGACAAGGGATCAGCGTGCAAAAGAACGTAAGAAATACGGTCTGCGCGGAGCCCGTGCCCGCTTCCAGTTCTCCAAGAGATAA
- the argC gene encoding N-acetyl-gamma-glutamyl-phosphate reductase encodes MVRVGIVGASGYTGAELARLLAGHEKVTITAATSRQYAGKALAEVFPNLRKRIDITCENLTTDELVERADFFFTAVPHKTAMDVVPQLLAAGKKVVDLSADFRIHDSTTYEEWYQKHTCPELLDQAVYGLPELYREQIRQTRLTANPGCYPTSVILALAPLLREEMIDPATLIVDSKSGTSGAGRAASVGTLFCEVADGFKPYKVGGTHRHIPEIEQELSIAAGQPVTISFTPHLLPLSRGILSTIYAALTDKGRETDLQALYERVYREEPFVRLLPSGTPPATQHVRGSNYCDLSLQKDRRTNRLIVMSAIDNIVKGASGQAIQNMNLMNGFPETEGLLGAPFFP; translated from the coding sequence ATGGTGCGAGTTGGTATTGTTGGCGCCTCAGGGTATACCGGCGCCGAACTGGCCCGGCTGCTTGCAGGCCACGAAAAAGTCACAATCACTGCCGCCACCTCGCGACAATACGCAGGAAAGGCTCTGGCAGAGGTCTTTCCTAATCTGCGCAAACGAATTGATATTACCTGTGAAAATCTGACAACGGACGAGCTGGTTGAGCGCGCCGACTTCTTTTTCACAGCGGTACCACATAAAACCGCCATGGATGTTGTTCCTCAGCTGTTGGCTGCCGGTAAAAAAGTGGTCGATCTGAGCGCTGATTTTCGAATTCATGATTCAACAACCTACGAAGAGTGGTACCAGAAACATACCTGCCCCGAGCTGCTTGACCAGGCAGTCTACGGTCTTCCGGAACTCTATCGTGAGCAAATACGGCAAACACGGCTGACCGCGAACCCCGGTTGCTATCCGACCTCGGTAATTCTTGCCCTTGCACCTCTCCTGCGAGAAGAGATGATAGATCCGGCAACTCTTATTGTTGATTCAAAATCCGGAACTTCAGGGGCCGGCAGAGCTGCCAGTGTGGGAACCCTGTTCTGTGAAGTGGCCGACGGTTTCAAGCCGTACAAGGTGGGCGGAACCCATCGACACATCCCGGAGATAGAACAGGAACTGTCCATTGCTGCCGGCCAACCGGTCACTATTTCTTTCACCCCTCACCTGCTTCCGCTGTCACGTGGTATTCTCAGCACCATCTACGCTGCACTCACCGACAAGGGTAGAGAGACTGACCTGCAAGCTCTGTACGAACGGGTTTACAGAGAAGAACCTTTCGTACGGCTACTGCCGTCCGGAACGCCACCGGCAACACAGCACGTTCGAGGCTCCAACTACTGTGATCTTTCACTGCAGAAAGACCGACGAACCAATCGCTTAATCGTCATGTCCGCCATTGACAACATCGTCAAAGGTGCCTCCGGCCAGGCCATACAAAATATGAACCTCATGAATGGATTTCCCGAAACAGAAGGCCTGCTCGGTGCCCCGTTTTTCCCCTGA
- the truA gene encoding tRNA pseudouridine(38-40) synthase TruA, producing the protein MQRNVRLLIAYDGSNYHGWQRQQQGEATIQATLEGSLSQICSAPITLHGAGRTDAGVHALGMIAHFHTDSTAPLVAFYKGLNALLPTDIRVLKAEEARLDFHSRFSACAKTYRYDFFTGAVQIPATRLYQAHYPGKFNPRLLQTAFGHLLGTHDFSSFERSGSRDKEVVTGRGAVRTLFHVSCTPTLGTADQWSLRFTGDGFLRQMVRILAGTLISIGQEKRRADAIQAIITAQTRTAAGPTAPACGLFLEQIHYPQPCLCSRS; encoded by the coding sequence ATGCAACGGAATGTTCGTTTACTCATTGCCTACGATGGAAGTAATTACCATGGCTGGCAGCGGCAGCAACAGGGAGAAGCAACCATCCAGGCGACCCTGGAAGGTTCGCTGTCTCAAATCTGCAGCGCTCCCATAACGTTACACGGCGCAGGACGAACCGATGCCGGGGTTCACGCCCTCGGCATGATTGCCCATTTCCATACCGACTCCACCGCCCCTCTCGTTGCCTTTTATAAAGGACTCAACGCCCTGCTGCCGACTGACATCCGTGTCCTCAAGGCTGAAGAAGCCCGGTTGGATTTTCACAGCCGTTTCAGCGCCTGTGCTAAAACATACCGGTACGATTTCTTCACCGGCGCAGTGCAAATCCCTGCAACCCGTCTGTACCAGGCCCATTACCCTGGAAAATTCAATCCCCGGCTCCTGCAAACCGCCTTCGGCCATCTCCTTGGTACCCATGATTTTTCCAGCTTTGAACGTTCGGGTTCCCGAGACAAAGAAGTTGTTACCGGGCGCGGTGCAGTTCGGACTCTTTTTCACGTCAGTTGCACCCCAACGCTTGGAACAGCTGATCAATGGTCACTTCGTTTCACCGGCGATGGTTTTCTCAGACAAATGGTCCGTATTCTTGCAGGGACTTTGATAAGTATAGGTCAAGAAAAAAGAAGGGCTGACGCAATACAGGCCATTATAACAGCACAAACCCGAACTGCTGCCGGCCCGACCGCTCCGGCCTGTGGACTCTTTCTTGAACAGATTCATTATCCTCAACCCTGTCTTTGTTCCCGCTCCTGA
- a CDS encoding Maf family protein produces MFIAAHPLILASGSPRRKDLLRQAGLTFQILPATVDELPHPSERPKDFAERMATEKTLQIAAIHPEACVLGADTVVTLDRRILGKPRDKTHALAMLKNLQGQTHTVITGFTLMMKNHAMFEAGTVATAVTFGTFTEPILESYVQTGEPMDKAGAYAIQGAGGFLIHKICGSYSNVVGLPMLPIIQILLKWNCIHPDQSPSHP; encoded by the coding sequence ATGTTTATTGCCGCCCATCCCCTTATTCTTGCCTCAGGCTCTCCACGAAGAAAGGATTTACTCCGCCAGGCAGGCCTTACATTTCAAATTTTACCAGCCACAGTTGATGAGTTACCTCATCCTTCTGAACGACCGAAGGACTTTGCTGAACGGATGGCAACAGAAAAAACACTCCAGATTGCTGCCATACACCCAGAAGCTTGTGTTCTCGGGGCTGATACTGTGGTCACACTTGACCGGCGTATTTTAGGCAAACCCCGGGATAAGACCCATGCCCTGGCAATGTTAAAGAACCTCCAGGGACAAACCCACACTGTTATCACCGGCTTTACCCTGATGATGAAAAATCATGCAATGTTCGAGGCAGGCACAGTGGCCACGGCTGTAACTTTTGGAACTTTTACCGAGCCCATACTCGAATCCTATGTGCAAACAGGGGAACCGATGGACAAAGCAGGGGCCTACGCTATCCAGGGTGCGGGTGGTTTTCTCATCCATAAGATCTGCGGGTCATACAGTAATGTGGTGGGGTTACCCATGCTGCCCATTATCCAGATCCTTCTCAAATGGAACTGTATTCATCCCGATCAAAGCCCGTCACACCCCTGA
- a CDS encoding TIGR03013 family XrtA/PEP-CTERM system glycosyltransferase encodes MPYLLNKYYPARKLIFFLGEGFLIFSSVLGVLLLISGWKLFFAVPSEFLPRALIVTIVFQLTLYFFDLYDFRKTGPTGETFMRMMQAFGAGCIVLAFLYFVFPFIIISTSTFFGCYILICITLLLWRSLYYFILQKKLLAQDIIIIGTGEMAARIVLEILENKESGFIIAAIIGNNPPVFDHQNIPVFHTFSDLNSNPVLSEIDHIVVALDDRRGVMPTTDLLEKKLQGKLIEDGISFYETITGKILIEKVNPAWLIFSEGFDYGRLAYLSKRILDLFLAFIGLVLSLPISIVTAILIRLESPGPVLYRQERVGERGKSFYILKFRSMRQDAEKNGAVWAATNDSRVTRVGRFIRKVRIDEIPQMWNVVLGQMSFVGPRPERPVFVNQLVQKLPYYSLRHATKPGITGWAQVCYPYGASEEDALRKLEYDLYYIKHQSFFIDLLIVFRTVKTVLFQKGAR; translated from the coding sequence ATGCCTTATCTTCTGAACAAATATTATCCGGCTCGTAAGTTGATTTTTTTCTTAGGCGAAGGGTTTCTTATTTTTTCAAGTGTACTCGGTGTCCTTCTTCTCATTTCAGGATGGAAGCTGTTTTTCGCTGTCCCATCTGAATTTCTACCGAGAGCTCTTATTGTAACGATCGTCTTTCAACTGACTTTGTACTTTTTTGATCTGTATGACTTCAGAAAAACCGGACCGACCGGCGAAACCTTTATGCGTATGATGCAGGCTTTCGGGGCTGGTTGTATAGTCTTAGCTTTTCTCTACTTTGTATTTCCATTCATTATTATCTCTACATCTACATTTTTTGGTTGTTATATTCTTATCTGCATAACTCTTTTATTGTGGAGATCACTCTATTATTTTATTCTTCAGAAAAAATTGTTAGCACAAGACATTATCATTATCGGCACCGGAGAAATGGCTGCCAGAATTGTCCTTGAAATTCTTGAGAACAAGGAGTCCGGCTTCATCATTGCAGCAATTATCGGCAACAACCCTCCAGTTTTTGATCATCAGAATATTCCTGTCTTTCATACCTTCAGTGACCTGAACAGTAACCCGGTCCTTTCAGAAATCGATCATATTGTTGTCGCTCTTGATGACCGCCGGGGAGTCATGCCGACCACCGATCTCCTCGAAAAAAAATTACAGGGGAAACTCATTGAAGATGGGATATCCTTTTACGAGACCATCACCGGTAAAATTCTCATCGAAAAAGTAAATCCTGCCTGGCTCATTTTCTCCGAAGGGTTTGACTACGGCCGCCTGGCCTATCTTTCCAAACGCATCTTAGATCTTTTTCTTGCATTCATCGGGCTTGTGTTGAGCCTGCCGATATCTATAGTGACAGCCATTCTCATCCGACTTGAATCACCAGGTCCTGTTCTCTACAGGCAGGAACGGGTAGGAGAACGTGGCAAATCATTTTACATCTTAAAGTTCCGGTCAATGCGCCAAGATGCTGAAAAAAATGGTGCTGTCTGGGCAGCAACAAACGATAGCCGTGTCACTCGCGTCGGTCGCTTCATCCGGAAAGTTCGCATTGATGAAATCCCACAGATGTGGAATGTTGTTCTCGGCCAGATGAGCTTTGTCGGTCCCCGGCCTGAACGACCTGTCTTTGTCAATCAATTGGTCCAGAAACTGCCGTATTACTCATTACGTCACGCCACTAAGCCAGGCATCACCGGGTGGGCGCAGGTATGTTATCCTTATGGAGCATCTGAAGAAGACGCCCTGCGCAAGCTCGAATATGATCTGTATTATATTAAACATCAGTCTTTTTTTATTGATCTTTTGATTGTCTTCCGCACCGTTAAAACGGTTCTTTTTCAAAAAGGCGCTCGATGA